In the Osmerus eperlanus chromosome 27, fOsmEpe2.1, whole genome shotgun sequence genome, one interval contains:
- the LOC134014069 gene encoding mitogen-activated protein kinase kinase kinase kinase 2-like isoform X2 encodes MMRECSHRNIVAYYGSYNRNNKLWICMEFCGGGSLQDLYRVTGPLKERQIAYVCRETLQGLHHLHQAGKMHRDIKGANILLTERGDVKLADFGVAAEINASVAKRKSFIGTPYWMAPEVAAVEKKGGYDQLCDVWALGITAIELAELQPPMFDLHPMRALMLMSKSNFQPPKLKDKAKWSAAMHSFVKLSLTKNPRKRPTAEKMLQHVFVTQLLTRNLAIELLDHAGNADLLTSQTMDESDLETCSAFPDKIQSLARHQPPQTTQSEEEFGQVLFPCPLRKEGEPDLGSYEDWCMVEEESSSLGLLESVEEALQGRSLTMKRAPSGGDSPEEDWGGTVKRSPAPLLSTVPIYPPEGYPGYTDPSPSTGPTPFTPTSTSTDQSKALSSDAVLFSSSLFTDDSIFSELTLSDSPEEGNSEAQGQKAEERPRPLPPPAWTLRRNTEDTGEVCHGLPPTPKVHMGACFSKVFNGCPLTVHCAATWVLPKTKDQHLILGTEQGIYTLNLNELHEDSMEKLVAQRCTWLYVMNNVLMSVSGKSSQLCSQRLTSLFDQRRCKRQGQLSINAHRLSERINSRKFSISGKVPDTKGCRRCAVVRSPYTDSVFLCALVPTGLVLLLWYEPLQKFMQLKHITITLPESPPVFELLVREREELPQLCVGVSRRQSPDRSHAPGHISFHIIPLDDSPPLTPPPTWPPLQVVQVTQRDRDSILIVLKDSVEVVNLEGMANPRMTSMTFDFPIQTLVCLQDSVLVFWRHGLRGRSLDRDEVTQDITDESRVFKVLGDTRDIILQSTPTEDASSPSNLYILTGHESSY; translated from the exons ATGATGAGGGAAtgctcacacagaaacatagtAGCGTACTACGGCAGCTACAACAG GAACAACAAGCTATGGATCTGTATGGAGTTCTGTGGAGGAGGATCCCTGCAGGATCTCTACAGAG TGACGGGCCCTCtgaaggagagacagatagCATATGTCTGCAGAGAGACGTTACAG GGACTGCATCACCTGCACCAAGCTGGTAAAATGCACAGAGATATAAAG gGAGCCAACATCttactgacagagagaggagacgtcAAACTGG cgGATTTTGGCGTAGCGGCCGAGATCAACGCCTCAGTGGCCAAAAGGAAATCCTTCATCGGCACCCCCTACTG GATGGCGCCCGAGGTGGCAGCGGTGGAGAAGAAGGGCGGGTACGACCAGCTGTGTGACGTCTGGGCGTTGGGCATTACGGCCATCGAGCTGGCTGAGCTGCAGCCGCCCATGTTCGACCTGCACCCCATGAG gGCATTGATGTTGATGTCGAAGAGCAACTTCCAGCCTCCCAAGCTGAAGGACAAGGCCAAGTG gtcggCTGCCATGCACAGTTTTGTGAAACTGTCTCTGACCAAGAACCCTCGCAAGAGACCCACAGCAGAGAAGATGCTGCAG cATGTATTCGTGACCCAGCTGCTCACCAGGAACCTGGCCATCGAGCTGCTGGACCATGCAGGGAACGCTGACCTTCTGACCTCACAGACCATGGACGAGTCTGACCTGGAg accTGCAGTGCATTCCCTGATAAGATCCAGTCATTGGCGAGACACCAGCCTCCCCAGACGACACAGTCAGAGGAGGAGT ttggtCAGGTGCTGTTCCCCTGTCCtctgaggaaggagggagagcctGATCTG GGCAGCTATGAGGACTGGTGTATGGTtgaagaggagagcagctctct gGGTCTActagagagtgtggaggaggcCCTTCAGGGCAG gagtCTGACCATGAAGAGAGCGCCCTCGGGTGGG gactctccagaggaggactggggcgGCACAGTGAAGCGAAGCCCCGCCCCCTTGCTGTCAACCGTCCCTATTTACCCCCCCGAAGGTTACCCAGGTTATacagacccctccccctccactggcCCCACCCCCTTCACTCCCACCAGCACATCAACAGACCAATCAAAAGCCTTGTCATCAGACGCGGTACTCTTCAGCTCCTCCCTTTTCACTGATGACTCCATCTTCTCTGAGCTCACCCTGTCTGACTCCccagaag AGGGCAACAGTGAGGCGCAGGGTCAGAAGGCGGAGgagaggccccgccccctcccacccccagcgTGGACCCTGAGGAGGAACACTGAGGAcacg GGGGAGGTTTGTCACGGACTTCCACCCACACCCAAAGTCCAC ATGGGGGCGTGTTTCTCCAAAGTGTTCAACGGATGTCCACTGACTGTCCACTGTGCGGCCACATGGGTTCTACCCAAGACCAAAG accaGCACCTGATCCTGGGCACAGAGCAGGGCATCTACACCCTGAACCTCAACGAGCTCCACGAGGACAGCATGGAGAAG ttgGTGGCTCAGAGGTGTACGTGGTTGTATGTGATGAACAACGTCCTCATGTCTGTCTCAG GTAAGTCTTCTCAGCTTTGCTCCCAGCGGCTCACCTCCCTCTTCGACCAGCGCAGATGCAAGAGGCAAGGGCAGCTGTCAATCAACGCTCACCGCCTATCAGAGAGGATAAACTCCAG gAAGTTCTCCATATCAGGGAAGGTTCCAGACACTAAGGGTTGTCGGCGCTGTGCTGTAG tGCGTAGCCCCTACACAgacagtgtgttcctgtgtgcgcTGGTTCCTACAGGCCTGGTTCTGCTGCTCTGGTACGAACCCCTGCAGAAGTTCATGCAGTTGAAG CACATAACCATCACCCTGCCAGAGTCTCCTCCTGTATTTGAGCTgctggtcagagagagggaggagcttcCACAGCTTTGTGTGGGCGTGAGCAGACGCCAGTCACCCGACCGCAGCCATGCCCCCGGACACATCAGCTTTCACATCATCCCTCTGGATGACTCTCCTCCGCTAACCCCGCCCCCAACATGGCCACCGCTACAGGTGGTGCAGGTGACCCAGAGGGACAGGGACTCCATCCTCATCGTCCTGAAGG ACTCGGTGGAGGTGGTGAACTTGGAGGGCATGGCCAACCCAAGAATGACCTCCATGACCTTTGACTTCCCCATCCAGACTCTAG TGTGTTTGCAGGACAGTGTTCTGGTTTTCTGGAGACATGgcctgagggggaggagcctggacAGAGACGAG GTGACTCAGGACATCACTGATGAGAGCAGAGTGTTCAAGGTCCTGGGAGATACCAG gGACATCATTCTCCAGAGCACCCCCACCGAGGACGCTTCCTCCCCCAGCAACCTGTACATCCTGACTGGACACGAGAGCAGTTACTGA
- the LOC134014069 gene encoding mitogen-activated protein kinase kinase kinase kinase 2-like isoform X1 produces the protein MDAIGVSYTNPLDDYELIRRIGSGTYGDVFKARNLQTSEISAIKVVKLDPGDDITCIQQEITMMRECSHRNIVAYYGSYNRNNKLWICMEFCGGGSLQDLYRVTGPLKERQIAYVCRETLQGLHHLHQAGKMHRDIKGANILLTERGDVKLADFGVAAEINASVAKRKSFIGTPYWMAPEVAAVEKKGGYDQLCDVWALGITAIELAELQPPMFDLHPMRALMLMSKSNFQPPKLKDKAKWSAAMHSFVKLSLTKNPRKRPTAEKMLQHVFVTQLLTRNLAIELLDHAGNADLLTSQTMDESDLETCSAFPDKIQSLARHQPPQTTQSEEEFGQVLFPCPLRKEGEPDLGSYEDWCMVEEESSSLGLLESVEEALQGRSLTMKRAPSGGDSPEEDWGGTVKRSPAPLLSTVPIYPPEGYPGYTDPSPSTGPTPFTPTSTSTDQSKALSSDAVLFSSSLFTDDSIFSELTLSDSPEEGNSEAQGQKAEERPRPLPPPAWTLRRNTEDTGEVCHGLPPTPKVHMGACFSKVFNGCPLTVHCAATWVLPKTKDQHLILGTEQGIYTLNLNELHEDSMEKLVAQRCTWLYVMNNVLMSVSGKSSQLCSQRLTSLFDQRRCKRQGQLSINAHRLSERINSRKFSISGKVPDTKGCRRCAVVRSPYTDSVFLCALVPTGLVLLLWYEPLQKFMQLKHITITLPESPPVFELLVREREELPQLCVGVSRRQSPDRSHAPGHISFHIIPLDDSPPLTPPPTWPPLQVVQVTQRDRDSILIVLKDSVEVVNLEGMANPRMTSMTFDFPIQTLVCLQDSVLVFWRHGLRGRSLDRDEVTQDITDESRVFKVLGDTRDIILQSTPTEDASSPSNLYILTGHESSY, from the exons ATGGATGCGATCGGTGTTTCCTATACGAACCCGTTAGATGACTACGAGCTAATACGCCGAATTGGGAGCGGCACATACGGGGACGTCTTTAAG gctCGGAACCTCCAGACGTCTGAGATTTCTGCCATCAAGGTGGTCAAACTGGACCCTG GTGATGACATCACATGTATCCAGCAGGAGATTACCATGATGAGGGAAtgctcacacagaaacatagtAGCGTACTACGGCAGCTACAACAG GAACAACAAGCTATGGATCTGTATGGAGTTCTGTGGAGGAGGATCCCTGCAGGATCTCTACAGAG TGACGGGCCCTCtgaaggagagacagatagCATATGTCTGCAGAGAGACGTTACAG GGACTGCATCACCTGCACCAAGCTGGTAAAATGCACAGAGATATAAAG gGAGCCAACATCttactgacagagagaggagacgtcAAACTGG cgGATTTTGGCGTAGCGGCCGAGATCAACGCCTCAGTGGCCAAAAGGAAATCCTTCATCGGCACCCCCTACTG GATGGCGCCCGAGGTGGCAGCGGTGGAGAAGAAGGGCGGGTACGACCAGCTGTGTGACGTCTGGGCGTTGGGCATTACGGCCATCGAGCTGGCTGAGCTGCAGCCGCCCATGTTCGACCTGCACCCCATGAG gGCATTGATGTTGATGTCGAAGAGCAACTTCCAGCCTCCCAAGCTGAAGGACAAGGCCAAGTG gtcggCTGCCATGCACAGTTTTGTGAAACTGTCTCTGACCAAGAACCCTCGCAAGAGACCCACAGCAGAGAAGATGCTGCAG cATGTATTCGTGACCCAGCTGCTCACCAGGAACCTGGCCATCGAGCTGCTGGACCATGCAGGGAACGCTGACCTTCTGACCTCACAGACCATGGACGAGTCTGACCTGGAg accTGCAGTGCATTCCCTGATAAGATCCAGTCATTGGCGAGACACCAGCCTCCCCAGACGACACAGTCAGAGGAGGAGT ttggtCAGGTGCTGTTCCCCTGTCCtctgaggaaggagggagagcctGATCTG GGCAGCTATGAGGACTGGTGTATGGTtgaagaggagagcagctctct gGGTCTActagagagtgtggaggaggcCCTTCAGGGCAG gagtCTGACCATGAAGAGAGCGCCCTCGGGTGGG gactctccagaggaggactggggcgGCACAGTGAAGCGAAGCCCCGCCCCCTTGCTGTCAACCGTCCCTATTTACCCCCCCGAAGGTTACCCAGGTTATacagacccctccccctccactggcCCCACCCCCTTCACTCCCACCAGCACATCAACAGACCAATCAAAAGCCTTGTCATCAGACGCGGTACTCTTCAGCTCCTCCCTTTTCACTGATGACTCCATCTTCTCTGAGCTCACCCTGTCTGACTCCccagaag AGGGCAACAGTGAGGCGCAGGGTCAGAAGGCGGAGgagaggccccgccccctcccacccccagcgTGGACCCTGAGGAGGAACACTGAGGAcacg GGGGAGGTTTGTCACGGACTTCCACCCACACCCAAAGTCCAC ATGGGGGCGTGTTTCTCCAAAGTGTTCAACGGATGTCCACTGACTGTCCACTGTGCGGCCACATGGGTTCTACCCAAGACCAAAG accaGCACCTGATCCTGGGCACAGAGCAGGGCATCTACACCCTGAACCTCAACGAGCTCCACGAGGACAGCATGGAGAAG ttgGTGGCTCAGAGGTGTACGTGGTTGTATGTGATGAACAACGTCCTCATGTCTGTCTCAG GTAAGTCTTCTCAGCTTTGCTCCCAGCGGCTCACCTCCCTCTTCGACCAGCGCAGATGCAAGAGGCAAGGGCAGCTGTCAATCAACGCTCACCGCCTATCAGAGAGGATAAACTCCAG gAAGTTCTCCATATCAGGGAAGGTTCCAGACACTAAGGGTTGTCGGCGCTGTGCTGTAG tGCGTAGCCCCTACACAgacagtgtgttcctgtgtgcgcTGGTTCCTACAGGCCTGGTTCTGCTGCTCTGGTACGAACCCCTGCAGAAGTTCATGCAGTTGAAG CACATAACCATCACCCTGCCAGAGTCTCCTCCTGTATTTGAGCTgctggtcagagagagggaggagcttcCACAGCTTTGTGTGGGCGTGAGCAGACGCCAGTCACCCGACCGCAGCCATGCCCCCGGACACATCAGCTTTCACATCATCCCTCTGGATGACTCTCCTCCGCTAACCCCGCCCCCAACATGGCCACCGCTACAGGTGGTGCAGGTGACCCAGAGGGACAGGGACTCCATCCTCATCGTCCTGAAGG ACTCGGTGGAGGTGGTGAACTTGGAGGGCATGGCCAACCCAAGAATGACCTCCATGACCTTTGACTTCCCCATCCAGACTCTAG TGTGTTTGCAGGACAGTGTTCTGGTTTTCTGGAGACATGgcctgagggggaggagcctggacAGAGACGAG GTGACTCAGGACATCACTGATGAGAGCAGAGTGTTCAAGGTCCTGGGAGATACCAG gGACATCATTCTCCAGAGCACCCCCACCGAGGACGCTTCCTCCCCCAGCAACCTGTACATCCTGACTGGACACGAGAGCAGTTACTGA
- the LOC134014070 gene encoding reticulon-3-B-like, whose product MDPTAQSAHISSSQNSAAAMKESTLSALELVYWRDPKKSAVAFGLSLVVLVSLATFSVISVVSYLLLAFLCVSITFRIYKSVIQAVQKSEDGHPFKALMERDISVPAETFRKGVDVSLAYVNRFTRQARRLLLVEDLVDSLKLAGVMWLMTYVGAVFNGITILILADIIFFSTPLIYEKNKTQIDRYIDLIRSRVEETMAKLQDKLPGAIKRTKAE is encoded by the exons ATGGACCCCACGGCCCAGTCTGCTCACATCTCGTCCTCTCAAAACTCCGCAGCAGCGATGAAAGAATCCACGTTATCAG CCCTAGAGCTGGTCTACTGGCGTGACCCCAAGAAGTCGGCGGTGGCGTTCGGCCTATCCCTAGTGGTGCTGGTCTCCTTGGCGACATTCAGCGTGATCAGTGTAGTGTCCTATCTGCTGCTGGCCTTCCTCTGCGTCTCCATCACCTTCCGCATCTACAAGTCTGTCATCCAGGCCGTGCAGAAGTCTGAAGATGGCCACCCCTTCAA GGCCCTGATGGAGCGTGACATCAGCGTCCCTGCGGAGACCTTCCGGAAGGGAGTGGATGTGTCGCTGGCCTACGTGAACCGCTTCACCAGACAGGCACGCCGTCTCCTACTAGTGGAGGACCTGGTGGATTCCCTTAAG ttggCAGGTGTGATGTGGCTGATGACCTACGTGGGAGCTGTCTTCAATGGCATCACCATCCTCATTTTGG ctgacaTCATCTTTTTCAGCACACCTCTGATATATGAGAAGAACAAG ACCCAGATTGATCGATACATTGATCTGATTCGCTCTCGGGTGGAGGAGACCATGGCCAa gcttCAAGACAAGCTCCCAGGGGCCATAAAGCGCACTAAAGCAGAGTga